One Rhododendron vialii isolate Sample 1 chromosome 2a, ASM3025357v1 genomic region harbors:
- the LOC131316516 gene encoding pentatricopeptide repeat-containing protein At4g02750-like isoform X2: MLFPFRLAPSLKLTKALYQTLSKKHYTVKTPVYLKPLNSKISDYMRNGLVEEAQNLFDATPQRNTVTWNAMIRGYFQNGQLNQAMLLYNRMTDRDIYSYNTVISGLMQCGEVSNAMDVFYCMPLRDVVTWNSMISGFVCNGLMDEAFWIFDRMPLKDVVSCNLMITGLLKRGDLDLAEELFKEMGARNVVSWTLMMSGLLSAGRIGDAREIFESMPVNVRDVQAWNTMITGYIDNGYLEIGEVLFHKMPERDWNSWNGIITGLVNVQRLSDAMRLFWEMPQKCPRTWNLILMELVKNGLVKEAHAVLVKNPFGDVVSITNTIIGYFHLGEVQTAVELFESAPIRDITLWNVTIFGLGENDLGEDGLKLFMRMREISFPVDEFTFTSVLTIGSILPSLNLGGFAHHGNGEKALHMFNQMRLTAIKPNQITFIGVLSACSHTGLVEEGKYYFYIMKYKYFLQPMSEHYTCIVDLLGRFGHIDEAMRFLDQMRDDGIEASTSVWGALLGACRIHSNVNVGEIAGEKVLELEPWNSGVYMILAEMFTESGRKKDAEKIWVRMKEIGVKKQPGCSWIELNNSGHVFLSGDGSHPEFYDICSILELLLIEMEIEMLKPNASSCQDIHAICG; encoded by the exons ATGTTGTTCCCCTTTCGTCTCGCTCCATCGCTCAAACTGACTAAAGCCCTCTACCAAACACTATCAAAAAAACACTATACAGTGAAGACCCCTGTATATCTGAAGCCTCTCAACTCCAAGATCTCAGATTACATGAGGAATGGCCTTGTTGAGGAAGCCCAGAACCTGTTTGACGCAACGCCGCAGAGAAACACTGTCACATGGAATGCTATGATACGCGGGTACTTCCAAAATGGGCAGCTCAACCAAGCAATGCTTTTGTATAACCGAATGACCGACCGGGATATTTACTCGTATAACACGGTGATATCGGGGTTAATGCAATGCGGTGAAGTGAGTAATGCTATGGACGTTTTTTATTGTATGCCACTCAGAGATGTTGTGACTTGGAATTCTATGATTTCAGGGTTTGTTTGTAATGGTTTGATGGATGAAGCCTTTTGGATTTTTGATAGGATGCCTTTAAAAGATGTGGTTTCTTGTAACTTGATGATAACAGGTTTGCTAAAGCGTGGAGACTTGGATTTGGCTGAAGAGTTGTTTAAAGAAATGGGTGCACGCAATGTGGTGTCTTGGACTTTAATGATGTCTGGGTTACTGAGTGCTGGACGAATTGGTGATGCCCgtgaaatttttgaaagcaTGCCCGTAAATGTAAGAGATGTGCAAGCTTGGAATACAATGATAACTGGCTATATTGATAATGGGTATTTAGAAATCGGGGAAGTTttatttcacaaaatgcctGAGCGAGACTGGAATTCCTGGAATGGGATTATAACCGGGTTGGTGAATGTTCAGCGTCTTAGTGATGCTATGAGGCTTTTCTGGGAGATGCCACAAAAATGCCCAAGAACATGGAATCTAATCTTGATGGAATTAGTAAAGAATGGGCTCGTGAAAGAAGCTCATGCAGTTCTTGTCAAAAACCCATTTGGTGATGTTGTGTCCATAACAAATACAATTATCGGATATTTTCATTTAGGAGAGGTTCAAACTGCAGTTGAACTTTTTGAATCAGCACCTATTCGAGACATAACACTATGGAATGTCACAATATTTGGGTTAGGAGAAAATGATCTTGGAGAGGATGGTTTGAAATTATTCATgagaatgagagagataagTTTTCCAGTGGATGAGTTTACGTTTACTAGCGTGCTCACAATAGGTTCAATCCTTCCATCTTTAAATCTTG GTGGATTCGCTCACCATGGAAACGGAGAAAAAGCCCTACACATGTTCAACCAAATGAGATTGACCGCCATTAAACCCAATCAAATAACCTTTATTGGAGTTCTTTCTGCTTGTAGCCACACGGGACTAGTAGAAGAAGGTAAGTATTACTTCTATATCATGAAGTACAAGTATTTTCTTCAGCCTATGTCTGAGCACTACACTTGCATTGTCGATCTTCTCGGTAGATTTGGACATATAGATGAAGCAATGAGATTTTTGGATCAAATGAGAGATGATGGAATCGAAGCTTCCACGAGTGTCTGGGGTGCCTTGTTGGGAGCGTGTAGAATTCACAGTAATGTTAATGTGGGTGAGATTGCAGGGGAGAAGGTTCTGGAGTTAGAGCCTTGGAATTCTGGTGTGTACATGATTTTGGCTGAAATGTTTACTGAAAGTGGGAGAAAAAAAGACGCTGAGAAGATTTGGGTTCGAATGAAAGAGATTGGAGTGAAGAAGCAACCTGGGTGTAGTTGGATTGAACTAAACAACAGTGGGCATGTTTTTCTTTCAGGAGATGGTTCCCACCCAGAGTTTTATGACATCTGTTCTATTTTAGAGTTGCTGCTAATTGAGATGGAGATTGAAATGTTGAAACCAAATGCTAGTTCATGTCAAGATATACATGCCATATGCGGATGA
- the LOC131316516 gene encoding pentatricopeptide repeat-containing protein At4g02750-like isoform X1, with protein MLFPFRLAPSLKLTKALYQTLSKKHYTVKTPVYLKPLNSKISDYMRNGLVEEAQNLFDATPQRNTVTWNAMIRGYFQNGQLNQAMLLYNRMTDRDIYSYNTVISGLMQCGEVSNAMDVFYCMPLRDVVTWNSMISGFVCNGLMDEAFWIFDRMPLKDVVSCNLMITGLLKRGDLDLAEELFKEMGARNVVSWTLMMSGLLSAGRIGDAREIFESMPVNVRDVQAWNTMITGYIDNGYLEIGEVLFHKMPERDWNSWNGIITGLVNVQRLSDAMRLFWEMPQKCPRTWNLILMELVKNGLVKEAHAVLVKNPFGDVVSITNTIIGYFHLGEVQTAVELFESAPIRDITLWNVTIFGLGENDLGEDGLKLFMRMREISFPVDEFTFTSVLTIGSILPSLNLGEQTHAQSIKMGFDFFNAVCNAMVTMYARCGNMDSSLMVFSSMSNHDLISWNSIIGGFAHHGNGEKALHMFNQMRLTAIKPNQITFIGVLSACSHTGLVEEGKYYFYIMKYKYFLQPMSEHYTCIVDLLGRFGHIDEAMRFLDQMRDDGIEASTSVWGALLGACRIHSNVNVGEIAGEKVLELEPWNSGVYMILAEMFTESGRKKDAEKIWVRMKEIGVKKQPGCSWIELNNSGHVFLSGDGSHPEFYDICSILELLLIEMEIEMLKPNASSCQDIHAICG; from the coding sequence ATGTTGTTCCCCTTTCGTCTCGCTCCATCGCTCAAACTGACTAAAGCCCTCTACCAAACACTATCAAAAAAACACTATACAGTGAAGACCCCTGTATATCTGAAGCCTCTCAACTCCAAGATCTCAGATTACATGAGGAATGGCCTTGTTGAGGAAGCCCAGAACCTGTTTGACGCAACGCCGCAGAGAAACACTGTCACATGGAATGCTATGATACGCGGGTACTTCCAAAATGGGCAGCTCAACCAAGCAATGCTTTTGTATAACCGAATGACCGACCGGGATATTTACTCGTATAACACGGTGATATCGGGGTTAATGCAATGCGGTGAAGTGAGTAATGCTATGGACGTTTTTTATTGTATGCCACTCAGAGATGTTGTGACTTGGAATTCTATGATTTCAGGGTTTGTTTGTAATGGTTTGATGGATGAAGCCTTTTGGATTTTTGATAGGATGCCTTTAAAAGATGTGGTTTCTTGTAACTTGATGATAACAGGTTTGCTAAAGCGTGGAGACTTGGATTTGGCTGAAGAGTTGTTTAAAGAAATGGGTGCACGCAATGTGGTGTCTTGGACTTTAATGATGTCTGGGTTACTGAGTGCTGGACGAATTGGTGATGCCCgtgaaatttttgaaagcaTGCCCGTAAATGTAAGAGATGTGCAAGCTTGGAATACAATGATAACTGGCTATATTGATAATGGGTATTTAGAAATCGGGGAAGTTttatttcacaaaatgcctGAGCGAGACTGGAATTCCTGGAATGGGATTATAACCGGGTTGGTGAATGTTCAGCGTCTTAGTGATGCTATGAGGCTTTTCTGGGAGATGCCACAAAAATGCCCAAGAACATGGAATCTAATCTTGATGGAATTAGTAAAGAATGGGCTCGTGAAAGAAGCTCATGCAGTTCTTGTCAAAAACCCATTTGGTGATGTTGTGTCCATAACAAATACAATTATCGGATATTTTCATTTAGGAGAGGTTCAAACTGCAGTTGAACTTTTTGAATCAGCACCTATTCGAGACATAACACTATGGAATGTCACAATATTTGGGTTAGGAGAAAATGATCTTGGAGAGGATGGTTTGAAATTATTCATgagaatgagagagataagTTTTCCAGTGGATGAGTTTACGTTTACTAGCGTGCTCACAATAGGTTCAATCCTTCCATCTTTAAATCTTGGTGAGCAGACTCATGCACAAAGTATCAAGATGGGTTTCGATTTTTTCAACGCAGTTTGTAATGCTATGGTTACTATGTATGCTAGATGTGGAAACATGGATTCATCCTTGATGGTATTCTCTTCTATGTCCAATCATGATTTGATTTCTTGGAATTCTATAATAGGTGGATTCGCTCACCATGGAAACGGAGAAAAAGCCCTACACATGTTCAACCAAATGAGATTGACCGCCATTAAACCCAATCAAATAACCTTTATTGGAGTTCTTTCTGCTTGTAGCCACACGGGACTAGTAGAAGAAGGTAAGTATTACTTCTATATCATGAAGTACAAGTATTTTCTTCAGCCTATGTCTGAGCACTACACTTGCATTGTCGATCTTCTCGGTAGATTTGGACATATAGATGAAGCAATGAGATTTTTGGATCAAATGAGAGATGATGGAATCGAAGCTTCCACGAGTGTCTGGGGTGCCTTGTTGGGAGCGTGTAGAATTCACAGTAATGTTAATGTGGGTGAGATTGCAGGGGAGAAGGTTCTGGAGTTAGAGCCTTGGAATTCTGGTGTGTACATGATTTTGGCTGAAATGTTTACTGAAAGTGGGAGAAAAAAAGACGCTGAGAAGATTTGGGTTCGAATGAAAGAGATTGGAGTGAAGAAGCAACCTGGGTGTAGTTGGATTGAACTAAACAACAGTGGGCATGTTTTTCTTTCAGGAGATGGTTCCCACCCAGAGTTTTATGACATCTGTTCTATTTTAGAGTTGCTGCTAATTGAGATGGAGATTGAAATGTTGAAACCAAATGCTAGTTCATGTCAAGATATACATGCCATATGCGGATGA
- the LOC131313341 gene encoding nuclear transport factor 2-like, whose product MATPFHLPVTAAQVGTYFVGQYYQVLQHHPDLVHQFYSDASTMLRIEEHAREAASGMLQIHSLVMSLHYTGIEIKTAHSLESWNGGVLVMVSGSVLMKNFSGRRKFAQTFFLAPQEKGYFVLNDIFHFIDDEPFLHHPVAYLPQSSLDSKVHAPATIREPVPDYMLGGETQAREFVVPADVKENGQLDDYSYSEQQLQHIPEAASILEDNFAQSNGSLQSSMDPVPELLSAPVEEPVGEPQKHTYASIVSRGQPATPAPTQPSFNKSTPPASEWNSAPELPSEQTFPSSIAVENSGAEAAEEVSTVEDEGEVKSVYVRNLPLTVSTLEIEEEFKKFGRLKSDAVAIRNRKDIGVCYAFVEFEDISGVHNAIQASTVQIAGHQVFIEGRRANRFNASRGGRGRGRGRGGYYPTEVPRGRFGGRNYGRGNGYDGDYHNRPRGNGYYRPAPRQDRGFSQVSSEQQSE is encoded by the exons ATGGCGACCCCGTTTCACTTGCCCGTAACTGCTGCtcag GTTGGGACGTACTTTGTTGGGCAGTATTACCAAGTGCTTCAGCACCATCCTGATTTGGTTCACCAGTTTTACAGCGACGCCAGCACTATGCTTCGAATCGAGGAGCACGCAAGAGAGGCAGCCTCTGGAATGCTG CAAATCCATTCCCTAGTTATGTCTTTGCATTACACTGGCATCGAAATCAAGACAGCGCATTCCCTTGAATCTTGGAATGGTGGTGTTCTCGTGATGGTTTCGGGATCTGTGCTTATGAAGAATTTCAGTGGCAGGAGGAAATTTGCGCAGACTTTCTTCCTTGCACCTCAAGAGAAAGGGTACTTCGTTCTCAATgatatctttcattttattgACGACGAGCCTTTTCTCCACCATCCAGTTGCCTATTTACCCCAGAGCAGTCTTGATTCCAAAGTACATGCTCCAGCTACTATTCGTGAGCCAG TACCCGACTACATGCTGGGTGGAGAAACCCAAGCCAGGGAGTTTGTGGTTCCTGCTGATGTCAAAGAAAATGGCCAACTTGATGATTACAGTTACTCAGAACAACAGCTGCAGCACATCCCTGAGGCTGCAAGCATTCTTGAAGACAATTTTGCTCAATCTAACGGTTCACTTCAAAGTTCAATGGATCCTGTACCAGAGCTCTTGTCTGCTCCTGTTGAGGAACCTGTTGGGGAGCCCCAAAAGCACACTTATGCTTCCATC GTTAGTAGAGGACAACCAGCAACACCCGCACCTACTCAGCCCTCTTTCAACAAGTCCACACCTCCTGCTTCAGAGTGGAATAGTGCACCAGAACTACCTTCTGAGCAGACCTTTCCATCATCAATTGCTGTAGAAAATTCAGGTGCCGAGGCTGCAGAGGAGGTTTCAACTGTTGAAGATGAAG GTGAAGTAAAATCAGTCTATGTGCGAAACTTGCCACTTACGGTGTCTACTTTAGAAATTGAAGAGGAATTTAAGAAATTTGGTAGACTCAAGTCTGATGCTGTGGCAATTAGAAACCGAAAG GATATTGGTGTTTGCTATGCGTTCGTTGAATTTGAAGATATTTCTGGCGTTCATAATGCGATCCAG GCTTCAACGGTTCAAATAGCTGGACATCAAGTATTCATCGAAGGGCGGAGAGCAAACAGATTCAATGCATCTCGAGGAGGCA GAGGGCGGGGGAGAGGCAGGGGTGGCTACTATCCAACGGAGGTACCAAGGGGACGTTTTGGTGGCCGGAATTACGGCAGAGGAAATGGCTACGATGGAGACTACCACAATAGACCCAGGGGAAACGGGTATTACCGACCAGCGCCACGACAAGACAGAGGGTTTTCACAAGTATCAAGTGAACAACAGTCAGAGTGA
- the LOC131316990 gene encoding uncharacterized protein LOC131316990, whose translation MWTTFTATVAVVAAVDGCCSRRPRIGRRGSKMALRNGNGGRWGGIKKRGHTKFGLGSEYKGGIKLDLVINRRWRSIEPKFSPHLHKDGFITWVFPLVEVSGLFLFFSQCGVVPFPLVKVSGVHGITPWIVDCALGCWLWFLRCIYRCISWEAYPPEWLSISLHEVTSFTKFQARKDTQMLLRSTSTPVLRTLFSESPIKNFYTTETNNNCSNHRTSAVHGGCCGRCSLRSFSCSPISSGSSQFSRKTSTSNHKPLRRARSEGHLGEMSSSFDFGENSTLQSAPSFCIYTSEDGFDGESEKERVERETLERHVMIGERNEEMGSEEFCFGNKGMDLIEENGEEEEVLSEFQDLGIDERVEPVSPRMYLATGLGIGGDGGCGGGAGGGGFAPEWFGGGGDVEEYYKRMVGEDPSSNPLFLRNYAQLLLNKGDLHGAEEYLFQATMADPKDGEICSLYAKLVWELHRNQDRALNYFEQATQASPEDSHVLAAYACFLWEIDEEEKDDRAWNDHFQIEGDKGLVEFKEKAPIRPYGIGGFEKIDQIVADSDKGGKIEDYYKRRVEENRSNPLFLRNYAQFLHQSKGDLQGAEEYYSRAILADPADGEIISQYASLVWELHRDHNKAESYFERAVQATPLDSHVLAAYAKFLWETEGNEEDEHHSPG comes from the exons ATGTGGACGACTTTCACGGCGACGGTTGCGGTGGTGGCAGCGGTGGATGGTTGTTGTTCCCGCCGCCCGAGGATTGGACGACGAGGAAGCAAGATGGCATTGAGGAATGGCAATGGAGGGAGATGGGGAGGGATAAAGAAAAGAGGACATACGAAATTTGGATTGGGAAGCGAATACAAAGGAGGCA TTAAGTTGGATCTTGTGATCAATCGAAGATGGAGATCTATTGAGCCTAAATTCAGCCCCCACTTGCATAAAGATGGATTCATCACGTGGGTCTTCCCGTTGGTGGAGGTTTCGGGTCTTTTTCTGTTCTTCTCCCAGTGTGGAGTTGTCCCCTTTCCATTGGTGAAGGTTTCGGGTGTTCATGGGATTACGCCTTGGATTGTTGATTGCGCCTTGGGTTGTTGGTTATGGTTTTTGAGGTGTATATATAGGTGTATCTCTTGGGAGGCCTACCCGCCCGAATGGCTGTCCATTTCTCTCCATGAG gtCACGTCTTTCACAAAATTTCAAGCAAGAAAAGACACTCAGATGCTACTGAGAAGCACATCAACTCCAGTACTTCGAACCCTGTTCTCAGAAAGTCCAATCAAAAACTTCTACACCACCGAAACCAATAACAACTGCTCCAACCACCGCACCTCCGCCGTACATGGTGGTTGCTGCGGCCGCTGCAGTCTCAGGTCATTCTCTTGCTCTCCAATCTCTTCTGGGTCCTCCCAATTCAGTCGGAAAACAAGCACTTCTAATCACAAACCCCTTCGTAGAGCTAGATCTGAGGGCCATTTAGGAGAAATGTCAAGTTCGTTTGATTTTGGTGAGAATTCAACGTTGCAATCAGCTCCATCTTTTTGTATATACACTTCCGAAGATGGGTTTGATGGAGAAAGTGAGAAAgaaagggtagagagagagacactgGAGAGGCATGTCATgataggagagagaaatgaggagatGGGTAGTGAGGAATTCTGTTTTGGTAATAAGGGTATGGACTTGATTGAGGAAAAtggtgaagaagaagaggttttgaGTGAGTTTCAAGATTTGGGTATTGATGAGAGAGTTGAACCAGTCAGTCCTCGTATGTATCTTGCCACAGGTCTGGGGATTGGTGGCGATGGTGGTTGCGGTGGTGGcgctggtggtggtggatttGCTCcggagtggtttggtggtggtggtgatgtggagGAGTATTACAAGAGGATGGTTGGTGAAGATCCTTCTTCCAACCCTTTGTTCTTGAGGAATTATGCTCAACTTTTGTTG AATAAGGGAGATCTTCATGGGGCCGAGGAATACCTCTTCCAAGCTACAATGGCAGACCCTAAAGATGGTGAAATATGTTCGTTATATGCTAAGTTGGTATGGGAGCTTCATCGCAACCAAGATAGAGCATTGAATTACTTTGAACAGGCAACTCAAGCTTCCCCTGAAGATAG TCATGTTCTCGCAGCATATGCTTGTTTTCTCTGGGAAATAGATGAGGAGGAAAAAGACGATCGTGCATGGAATGATCATTTTCAG ATTGAAGGAGATAAAGGTCTGGTTGAGTTCAAAGAAAAGGCCCCGATTCGCCCGTATGGTATCGGAGGCTTTGAGAAGATTGATCAAATTGTAGCTGATTCTGACAAGGGTGGAAAAATTGAAGATTATTACAAGAGGAGGGTTGAGGAAAACCGTTCCAACCCTTTGTTTCTGAGAAATTATGCTCAGTTCCTTCATCAG TCCAAGGGAGACCTACAGGGAGCTGAGGAATACTACTCGCGTGCAATACTAGCGGATCCGGCTGATGGCGAAATAATTTCACAATATGCTAGTTTGGTGTGGGAACTTCATCGTGACCACAACAAAGCGGAGTCTTACTTTGAGAGAGCAGTTCAAGCTACACCACTGGACAG CCATGTCCTTGCTGCATATGCTAAGTTCCTCTGGGAGACAGAGGGCAATGAGGAAGACGAACACCATAGTCCAGGGTAA
- the LOC131316676 gene encoding uncharacterized protein LOC131316676, whose amino-acid sequence MKGHCAAAVSVTMPNVIKPFQLLEINIISGQDLELVSKKMRTYATAWVHPKRKLSTVVDTQGYNNPTWNDKFVFRVDEEFLRLDTSAVTIEIHAVGWFRDTLVGTVRVLVGNLIPPPPTRPHRQQNHHHHSGMRFAALQVWRPSGRPQGLLNIGVAVLDSSMRSMPLYTQLSRSAVGYRDLMGQENPQHQNQDNNHDTNDLPLMLRRWRSERTESVTTFDDLSATHGSIVGMAQKKGPSKKASSRVSDSSDYSNIVPNGKSKKGKASSVISGAELITKPKEKGRKGKGSSLVNLICSFENAKMEKPPSLDPPKEKVPNDPKIYNNKAQVKPQDKALTKCPSIGPAMEKPNSKPNGFEFEGPKGSSIASGKYMYRAPPKPQCSFWSESEVGPSPSEVAAAGMVREREKETGRYPLDDNHSSVLEGWSVDESMEGLRSKLERWRTELPALYDRGGGFASSSFRSTGQRVQRKTDDGTSGLFSCFSSIYGYECQCICGKPPERKRSLSLSDRS is encoded by the coding sequence ATGAAAGGGCATTGCGCTGCCGCTGTCTCCGTCACCATGCCTAACGTAATCAAGCCCTTCCAGCTTCTAGAAATAAACATCATCTCGGGCCAGGACCTGGAGCTCGTGTCCAAGAAAATGCGAACCTACGCCACCGCCTGGGTCCACCCGAAGCGCAAGCTCTCCACCGTCGTGGACACCCAGGGCTACAACAACCCGACGTGGAACGACAAGTTCGTGTTCCGTGTCGACGAGGAGTTCCTCCGCCTCGACACCTCCGCTGTCACAATCGAGATCCACGCGGTTGGTTGGTTCCGCGACACCCTCGTGGGCACGGTGCGCGTCCTTGTCGGCAATCTTATTCCTCCTCCTCCGACTCGGCCCCACCGCCAGcagaaccaccaccaccactccggGATGCGGTTCGCCGCGCTCCAAGTCTGGCGTCCGTCGGGTCGTCCCCAGGGGTTGTTGAACATTGGCGTGGCTGTGCTCGATAGCTCCATGCGGAGCATGCCTTTGTATACCCAACTTAGCCGGTCAGCTGTAGGATACCGTGATTTGATGGGACAAGAGAATCCGCAACACCAAAACCAAGATAATAATCATGACACCAATGATCTACCACTTATGTTGCGTCGCTGGAGGAGCGAGCGAACCGAAAGTGTCACCACTTTTGATGATCTCTCAGCTACCCATGGTTCCATTGTTGGGATGGCACAAAAGAAAGGGCCTTCTAAGAAGGCTAGTTCACGGGTTAGTGATTCATCAGATTACTCCAATATTGTGCCAAACGGAAAGAGCAAGAAAGGGAAGGCAAGTTCTGTGATTAGTGGTGCAGAACTCATAACAAAACCAAAGGAGAAAGgcagaaaaggaaagggaagcTCATTGGTCAATCTAATTTGTAGTTTTGAAAATGCCAAAATGGAAAAGCCTCCTAGTTTGGATCCACCCAAAGAAAAGGTACCCAATGACCCAAAAATTTATAACAACAAGGCCCAAGTAAAGCCTCAAGACAAGGCCCTAACGAAATGTCCGTCGATCGGGCCGGCGATGGAGAAGCCCAACTCAAAGCCCAATGGGTTTGAGTTTGAGGGCCCAAAAGGGTCTTCTATAGCGAGTGGCAAATACATGTATCGGGCTCCTCCGAAACCTCAATGTTCGTTTTGGTCCGAGTCGGAAGTGGGTCCCTCGCCATCCGAGGTGGCGGCCGCAGGGATGGTGAGGGAGAGGGAAAAGGAAACGGGAAGATACCCGTTGGACGACAACCACAGCTCGGTGTTGGAGGGATGGAGCGTAGACGAAAGCATGGAAGGGCTGCGGTCGAAGCTCGAAAGGTGGAGGACGGAGCTTCCAGCTCTCTACGATCGAGGGGGCGGGTTCGCGAGTTCTAGCTTCAGATCGACTGGCCAACGCGTACAAAGGAAAACCGATGACGGGACTAGTGGCTTGTTTTCGTGTTTTAGCAGCATATATGGGTACGAGTGCCAGTGTATTTGCGGTAAGCCACCGGAGAGAAAGAGAAGCCTTAGCCTTAGCGACCGATCATAG